From the Sphingomonas aliaeris genome, one window contains:
- a CDS encoding DUF4403 family protein, which yields MLTALALAGCNRSVDSPAPIRVDTAPDFPLQTSTIVVPISGSLDDLQRTLEAELPRQLWKIDQRIDACVPAQRVDLGLAKVKLVPKLGCRVVGQVTRGRLVLGGSGDRLTITIPVHATIAAQKVGGVLSKTATGDAVVRAVARLSVAGNWTPTAKVSIDYDWRTPPGIEFLGQRIEFVQKADARLKPVIAGLERTLPRELAKLKLREKLASAWPQGFTSIMLNRERPPAWMRITPKQLGFGGYRIARRRIELTLSAEALTETFVGDRPSDPVATPLPPPARTIGKRGLNFFIPVLADYAQLEPVVERALRKRAAKGISLAGIGPVDVKFGKVTVYATTGGHLAVGIAAEAKAKSSSMLSTKGEVWLTAIPYNVPNSQLVRVRDLDLATNTDSQITNLLVALFKDVSIRESIAQGLAHDFAPDYDKVLRSARKAIGQRREGDFLLSADVTKVENGTLAVTGKGLFMPVRAEGQATITYRPR from the coding sequence ATGCTTACGGCTTTGGCACTTGCCGGCTGCAATCGGTCGGTCGATTCTCCTGCGCCGATCAGGGTGGATACGGCACCCGATTTCCCCTTGCAGACATCTACGATCGTCGTGCCGATTTCCGGATCGCTCGACGACCTTCAGCGCACGTTGGAGGCGGAGCTTCCGCGGCAATTGTGGAAGATCGACCAGCGGATCGATGCCTGCGTTCCCGCGCAACGCGTCGATCTGGGGCTGGCGAAGGTCAAGCTGGTGCCGAAACTCGGGTGCCGCGTGGTCGGGCAGGTCACGCGCGGCAGGCTGGTGCTGGGCGGCAGCGGGGACCGGTTGACGATCACGATCCCCGTCCATGCGACGATCGCGGCGCAGAAGGTCGGCGGCGTGCTGTCGAAGACCGCAACGGGCGATGCCGTGGTTCGCGCCGTCGCGCGGCTGTCCGTGGCGGGCAATTGGACGCCGACCGCGAAAGTCTCGATCGATTACGACTGGCGCACGCCGCCCGGTATCGAGTTCCTGGGCCAGAGGATCGAATTCGTACAGAAAGCGGATGCGCGCCTGAAACCGGTCATCGCCGGGCTGGAACGCACTTTGCCGCGCGAACTGGCGAAACTGAAGCTGCGCGAGAAGCTGGCCAGCGCGTGGCCGCAGGGTTTCACGTCGATCATGCTTAATCGCGAGCGGCCACCGGCGTGGATGCGCATCACGCCGAAGCAATTGGGTTTCGGCGGCTACCGGATCGCGCGCCGCCGGATCGAACTGACCTTGTCGGCCGAGGCGTTGACCGAGACGTTCGTCGGCGACCGGCCCAGCGATCCGGTCGCGACTCCCCTGCCCCCGCCGGCGCGGACGATCGGGAAACGCGGGCTGAACTTCTTCATTCCCGTGCTCGCGGATTATGCGCAGCTGGAACCGGTGGTCGAACGCGCGCTAAGGAAGCGCGCGGCGAAGGGCATTTCGCTCGCCGGGATCGGGCCGGTCGATGTAAAGTTCGGCAAGGTCACGGTCTATGCGACGACGGGCGGCCACCTCGCGGTCGGGATCGCGGCCGAGGCGAAGGCGAAGAGCAGTTCGATGCTGTCGACCAAGGGCGAGGTCTGGCTGACCGCGATCCCCTATAACGTGCCGAATTCGCAACTGGTGCGGGTGCGCGACCTGGATCTGGCGACCAATACCGACAGCCAGATCACCAACCTGCTGGTCGCGTTGTTCAAGGACGTATCGATCCGCGAAAGCATCGCGCAGGGCCTCGCGCACGATTTCGCGCCGGATTACGACAAGGTGCTGCGCTCCGCCCGCAAGGCGATCGGACAGCGGCGCGAGGGCGACTTCCTGCTGTCCGCCGACGTGACGAAGGTCGAGAACGGTACGCTGGCGGTGACCGGCAAGGGCCTGTTCATGCCCGTCCGCGCGGAGGGGCAGGCGACGATCACCTATCGTCCGCGCTGA
- a CDS encoding efflux transporter outer membrane subunit produces the protein MRTRIVALAALLLAGCTTAGPDFSVPPGAVVNRPSANAPFVSGREKVFADIPLPDRWWQLYGDARLDGFVAEALSANADLRVADANLRRADAVVAEVAAGRTLSTTASGGASLSRPSGTGTALPGQVGYDIGIALAYPLDLSGRIARAIEAAQGDAEAVAAARDDVRVTVAAETARSYAAACTANMVLAANTRILTLQRQTLNVTQRLQRGGRGTAFDVTRARTAVDQSEALIPAQIATRTAALYRLATLMGRPPADYPRDVESCARPPAMQRPLPIGDGAALLRRRPDIRAAERSLAAATARIGVATANLYPQVSLGGSAGLTGPLSSLGSGSSFSFGLGPLISWSFPNRPVVRAQIAQAGAAADAALAQFDSTTLEALRQTETALAAYAREGDRNAALRRAQQSAAQAADQAGRLYRFGRTDFLSLLTAQAALTTAQANLAASDALLIDRQVDVFRALGGGWQS, from the coding sequence ATGCGTACGAGGATCGTCGCACTGGCCGCCTTGCTGCTCGCCGGATGTACGACGGCGGGCCCTGATTTTTCCGTGCCGCCGGGCGCGGTGGTCAATCGGCCGTCGGCCAATGCGCCATTCGTCAGCGGGCGCGAAAAAGTCTTTGCCGACATTCCGCTGCCCGATCGCTGGTGGCAGTTGTACGGCGATGCGCGGCTGGACGGGTTCGTTGCGGAGGCGCTGTCGGCCAATGCCGATCTGCGCGTGGCGGACGCCAATCTGCGCCGCGCGGATGCGGTCGTGGCGGAAGTCGCCGCCGGGCGGACCTTGTCCACGACGGCTAGCGGCGGCGCCAGCCTGTCGCGGCCATCGGGCACGGGGACGGCGCTGCCCGGCCAGGTCGGCTACGATATCGGAATCGCGCTTGCCTATCCGCTGGACCTGTCGGGACGGATCGCGCGGGCGATCGAGGCGGCGCAGGGCGATGCCGAGGCGGTCGCCGCCGCGCGGGACGACGTCCGCGTGACGGTGGCGGCGGAAACCGCGCGCAGTTACGCCGCCGCCTGCACCGCGAACATGGTGCTTGCCGCGAATACCCGCATCCTGACGCTGCAACGCCAGACGTTGAACGTCACGCAGCGCCTACAACGCGGCGGTCGCGGCACCGCGTTCGACGTCACGCGCGCGCGCACCGCCGTCGACCAGAGCGAGGCGCTGATCCCGGCGCAGATCGCGACGCGCACCGCCGCCTTGTACCGGCTGGCGACGTTGATGGGACGGCCGCCCGCCGACTATCCACGGGACGTCGAAAGTTGTGCCCGGCCGCCGGCGATGCAGCGCCCGCTGCCGATCGGCGACGGTGCGGCATTGTTGCGGCGGCGGCCCGATATCCGCGCCGCCGAACGCTCGCTTGCCGCGGCGACGGCGCGGATCGGCGTGGCGACCGCGAACCTGTATCCGCAGGTGAGCCTGGGCGGATCGGCGGGTTTGACCGGGCCGCTTTCCTCGCTGGGATCCGGGAGTTCGTTCAGTTTCGGGCTCGGACCGCTGATCAGTTGGAGCTTCCCCAACCGGCCGGTCGTGCGCGCGCAGATCGCGCAGGCCGGGGCGGCGGCGGATGCGGCGCTGGCGCAATTCGATTCGACCACGCTGGAGGCACTGCGCCAGACGGAGACGGCGCTGGCGGCTTATGCGCGCGAAGGCGACCGTAACGCGGCGTTGCGCCGGGCACAGCAGAGTGCGGCGCAGGCAGCGGATCAGGCGGGGCGTCTCTACCGGTTCGGGCGCACCGATTTCCTGTCGCTGCTGACCGCGCAAGCGGCGTTGACGACCGCGCAGGCGAACCTTGCCGCATCGGACGCGCTGCTGATCGACCGGCAAGTCGATGTGTTTCGTGCGCTGGGCGGTGGTTGGCAAAGCTAG
- a CDS encoding efflux RND transporter periplasmic adaptor subunit, translating into MTATLKPLARYLATAVIVLLAILVAIWLWRRYEVDPWTRDGHIRADVVRITPDVPGLVTQVLVRDNQVVKPGDILFVVDKPRYQLTLAQADAAIASARATLLQARRESQRDLVLGDLVAKETHEQNVARVATESAALAQAVSSRGTAALNLERTTVRSPVRGTVTNLDLHPGDFIAAGAQAMALVDADSIRVEGYFEETKLGGIHVGAPVTVHLMGEPRALAGRVDSISAGINDSERTTTSNLLPNVNPTFNWVRLAQRIPVRIKLTQVPKGVALIVGRTATVTIQPQVQR; encoded by the coding sequence ATGACCGCCACGTTGAAACCCCTTGCCCGCTACCTCGCCACTGCGGTGATCGTGCTGCTCGCCATACTGGTCGCGATCTGGTTGTGGCGACGGTATGAAGTCGATCCGTGGACGCGCGACGGCCATATCCGCGCGGACGTCGTGCGCATCACGCCCGACGTGCCCGGCCTCGTCACGCAGGTGCTGGTGCGCGACAATCAGGTGGTGAAGCCCGGCGACATTTTGTTCGTGGTGGACAAGCCGCGATACCAGTTGACGCTGGCGCAGGCCGATGCCGCGATCGCCAGCGCGCGTGCCACATTGTTGCAGGCGCGGCGTGAATCGCAGCGCGATCTGGTGCTGGGCGATCTGGTCGCGAAGGAAACGCACGAACAGAATGTCGCGCGCGTCGCGACCGAGAGCGCGGCACTCGCGCAGGCGGTGAGCAGCCGGGGCACGGCGGCGCTGAACCTGGAGCGGACGACGGTGCGGTCGCCCGTACGCGGGACCGTCACCAACCTGGATCTTCACCCCGGCGACTTCATCGCGGCGGGCGCGCAGGCGATGGCGCTGGTCGATGCGGATTCGATCCGGGTGGAGGGCTATTTCGAGGAAACGAAGCTTGGCGGAATTCATGTCGGGGCGCCGGTGACGGTTCACCTGATGGGCGAGCCACGCGCGCTGGCGGGGCGCGTCGACAGCATTTCCGCCGGGATCAACGACAGCGAGCGGACCACGACGTCCAACCTGTTGCCCAACGTCAATCCGACCTTCAACTGGGTACGGCTGGCGCAGCGCATTCCGGTGCGCATCAAACTGACGCAGGTGCCGAAGGGGGTCGCGCTGATCGTCGGGCGGACCGCGACGGTGACGATCCAGCCCCAGGTGCAGCGGTGA
- a CDS encoding DUF1656 domain-containing protein produces the protein MTGEIAIGGVFLPSILIIAILAVILTGLVTRLLSIVGAYRFIAYRPLVDLALFFIILGLLSWLTGPAA, from the coding sequence ATGACCGGCGAGATTGCGATCGGCGGCGTGTTCCTGCCGAGCATCCTGATTATCGCCATTCTTGCGGTGATCCTGACCGGGCTGGTCACGCGCCTGCTCTCCATCGTCGGGGCGTACCGGTTCATCGCCTATCGCCCGCTCGTCGACCTCGCCTTGTTCTTCATCATCCTGGGACTTCTGTCCTGGCTCACCGGACCCGCCGCATGA
- a CDS encoding FUSC family protein gives MAAVYAFAILPGVTDFVTLAAVLAPAMLIGGTFLANPKTMLITLGALLGFLNTVGLNASYAASFDAFLNGAVAQLIGTLFAVVTVSLFQTIGADTAARRLIRAGWRELAQRSVAPGPPDAPGWVARMLDRIGLLAPRLALSGADPGRPLLDALTDLRVGVSVGELRQLRIDGYADDAATIQPVLHGVGTHYRRLRPDRPAPPEPELLRDLDHALTQVAKDDGADHRRAGVLALTSLRRNLFPTAPAYGAAA, from the coding sequence GTGGCGGCGGTCTATGCCTTCGCCATCCTGCCGGGCGTGACGGATTTCGTCACGCTGGCGGCGGTGCTGGCGCCGGCGATGCTGATCGGCGGCACGTTCCTGGCCAATCCGAAGACGATGCTGATCACGCTGGGCGCGTTGCTGGGATTCCTCAACACGGTCGGGCTGAACGCGAGTTACGCGGCGAGTTTCGACGCGTTTCTCAACGGGGCCGTCGCGCAGTTGATCGGCACGTTGTTCGCGGTGGTCACGGTCAGCCTGTTCCAGACGATCGGCGCGGACACCGCCGCGCGCCGGCTGATCCGTGCGGGGTGGCGCGAACTGGCGCAGCGCAGCGTGGCGCCGGGCCCGCCCGATGCGCCCGGCTGGGTCGCGCGGATGCTCGACCGGATCGGGCTGCTCGCGCCGAGGCTGGCGCTGAGCGGTGCGGATCCGGGCCGGCCGCTGCTGGATGCGCTGACCGACCTGCGCGTGGGTGTTTCGGTGGGCGAGTTGCGGCAATTGCGGATCGACGGATATGCCGACGACGCGGCGACGATTCAGCCCGTGCTGCACGGCGTGGGGACGCATTATCGTCGCCTCCGACCCGACCGGCCCGCCCCGCCCGAACCCGAATTGCTCCGCGATCTGGACCATGCGCTGACGCAGGTGGCGAAGGATGACGGCGCGGACCACCGCCGCGCCGGCGTGCTCGCGCTCACCTCGCTCCGCCGCAACCTGTTCCCGACCGCGCCGGCCTATGGAGCGGCGGCATGA
- a CDS encoding MarR family winged helix-turn-helix transcriptional regulator codes for MTSDRLSVEAAYARTLLPLARMWRAAADRALSGFGLSAAGGWALIEVGRLGGEVRQSDLAAKLDVRAASLVRVVDLLAEAGLVSRRGDPADGRVSRIGLTDRGRALVERIETTLAGLRAETLADIPDDDLTAALRVARAVEARFATARDQS; via the coding sequence ATGACATCCGATCGCCTTTCCGTCGAAGCGGCTTATGCCCGGACCTTGCTGCCGCTGGCGCGCATGTGGCGGGCGGCGGCGGATCGCGCGTTGAGCGGGTTTGGCCTGTCCGCCGCGGGTGGCTGGGCGCTGATCGAGGTCGGGCGGCTGGGCGGCGAGGTGCGGCAAAGCGATCTGGCGGCGAAGCTGGACGTCCGGGCGGCGTCGCTTGTGCGCGTCGTGGATCTGCTGGCGGAGGCGGGACTCGTCAGCCGGCGCGGCGATCCCGCCGATGGCCGCGTGAGCCGGATCGGGCTGACGGATCGCGGGCGCGCGCTGGTCGAGCGGATCGAGACGACGCTGGCCGGATTGCGCGCCGAAACGCTGGCGGACATTCCGGACGACGACCTGACCGCGGCGCTGCGGGTCGCGCGGGCGGTGGAGGCGCGCTTCGCAACCGCGCGGGACCAGTCATGA
- a CDS encoding UDP-glucuronic acid decarboxylase family protein has protein sequence MGQRILVTGGAGFLGSHLCEELHDRGHDIWCLDNLETGTEDNIEHLKRFARFRFVRGDVRDPFPDMAFDRIYNLACPASPRHYQADPIGTMKTSVFGAINALELARKTGARVLQTSTSEIYGDPEVHPQPEEYVGAVNCTGIRACYDEGKRAAETLFFDYHREHGVGIRVARLFNSYGTRMQAGDGRVIPNFIDQALRGEPITIYGDGSQTRSFCYVTDTVEGLIRLMEADDSCIGPVNIGNPIEFTISELAALVIERTGSSSPVIRRPLPQDDPKLRRPDIRMARALLGWEPVVGLEEGLDRVIAVAREMLDDGDRSERADVRQLASIEGDRHA, from the coding sequence ATGGGTCAACGCATATTGGTCACCGGGGGAGCCGGGTTTCTGGGATCTCACCTGTGCGAGGAATTGCATGATCGCGGGCACGACATCTGGTGTCTCGACAATCTGGAAACGGGTACCGAAGACAATATCGAACATCTGAAACGTTTCGCGCGGTTCCGCTTCGTCCGGGGCGACGTGCGCGATCCGTTTCCGGATATGGCGTTCGATCGCATCTACAACCTCGCCTGCCCCGCATCGCCGCGGCATTACCAGGCGGACCCGATCGGGACGATGAAGACCAGCGTGTTCGGGGCGATCAACGCGCTGGAGCTGGCTCGAAAAACCGGCGCGCGCGTGCTGCAGACATCGACGAGCGAAATCTATGGCGATCCGGAAGTGCATCCCCAGCCCGAAGAGTATGTCGGCGCGGTCAACTGCACCGGCATCCGCGCATGTTACGACGAGGGGAAGCGCGCGGCGGAGACATTGTTCTTCGATTATCACCGCGAACATGGCGTCGGCATTCGCGTCGCGCGCCTGTTCAATTCCTACGGCACGCGGATGCAGGCGGGCGATGGCCGCGTCATCCCCAATTTCATCGATCAGGCGCTGCGGGGAGAGCCGATCACGATCTATGGCGACGGCAGCCAGACGCGATCGTTCTGCTACGTCACCGACACGGTCGAGGGGTTGATCCGGCTGATGGAGGCGGATGACAGCTGCATCGGCCCCGTCAATATCGGCAATCCGATAGAGTTTACAATCAGCGAGCTTGCCGCGCTGGTGATCGAGCGGACGGGATCATCGTCTCCCGTGATCCGCCGCCCCCTGCCGCAGGACGATCCCAAGCTTCGTCGCCCGGATATCCGCATGGCGCGCGCCTTGCTCGGCTGGGAACCGGTGGTCGGGCTCGAGGAAGGACTGGACCGGGTCATCGCCGTCGCGCGCGAGATGCTTGACGATGGAGATCGGAGCGAAAGAGCGGACGTTCGGCAGTTGGCCTCGATCGAGGGCGACCGGCACGCCTAA
- a CDS encoding pirin family protein, whose amino-acid sequence MIERRPFAELGAANHGWLDAKHHFSFANYYDPKRMSWGPIRVWNDDTIAAGTGFPPHPHADMEIITYVREGAITHTDSLGNVGRTEAGDVQVMSAGSGVRHSEYNREDVTTKIFQIWIEPKTRGEAPSWGAKPFPRDERSGQFVTLASGIQGDDDALPIRTDARIVGATLKAGETAEYPLGADRHAYLVPASGSVEVNGVRLDARDGAAISDEAILRVTAIADAELVLVDAA is encoded by the coding sequence ATGATCGAACGCCGCCCCTTCGCAGAACTCGGTGCCGCCAATCACGGTTGGCTGGACGCCAAGCACCACTTTTCGTTCGCCAATTATTACGACCCGAAGCGCATGAGCTGGGGCCCGATCCGGGTGTGGAACGACGACACGATCGCCGCCGGTACCGGATTTCCGCCACATCCGCATGCCGACATGGAGATCATCACCTATGTCCGCGAAGGCGCGATCACGCATACCGACAGCCTGGGCAATGTCGGCCGGACCGAAGCGGGCGACGTGCAGGTGATGAGCGCGGGATCGGGCGTGCGGCATTCCGAATATAATCGCGAGGACGTCACGACGAAGATCTTCCAGATCTGGATCGAACCGAAGACGCGGGGCGAGGCACCGTCCTGGGGCGCCAAGCCGTTCCCGCGGGACGAGCGGTCCGGCCAGTTCGTCACGCTCGCCAGCGGGATACAGGGGGATGACGACGCCCTGCCGATCCGCACCGACGCGCGCATCGTGGGTGCGACGTTGAAGGCGGGCGAGACGGCGGAATATCCGCTGGGCGCCGATCGCCACGCCTATCTGGTGCCCGCGAGCGGATCGGTCGAGGTCAACGGCGTCCGGCTGGACGCGCGCGACGGGGCCGCGATCAGCGACGAGGCGATCCTGCGCGTTACCGCGATCGCCGATGCGGAACTGGTCCTGGTCGACGCGGCATGA
- a CDS encoding LysR family transcriptional regulator encodes MTRRLPDFEAWAIFAKVAERGSFSDAARELRMSNPTVSKAIGRLEAQLGFALLSRTSRRLSLTEAGRQSLDRAARLLSEGEALEDEAADQLRVPRGLVRISAPLSFGTAYLGPALPEFLKTYPEITLDLALSDRRVDLVAEGFDFALRIAALEDSSLLSRTLCSVRLMLVGAPAYFDANGRPTHPAELRRHVALAYTGSAQKGVWRFGHPTFGEETIEPPVRVWADNADLLNPVLLAGQGLALQPEFLVWRQIRDGSLEVAMPDWTARPLALHLVMPPSPLRPQRVQLLIDYFARALANPPWA; translated from the coding sequence ATGACCAGACGACTTCCAGACTTCGAAGCCTGGGCGATTTTCGCCAAGGTCGCCGAACGCGGGTCCTTCTCGGATGCCGCGCGCGAATTGCGCATGTCCAACCCCACCGTGTCGAAAGCGATCGGCCGGCTCGAGGCGCAACTCGGCTTCGCCTTGCTGTCGCGCACGTCGCGGCGCCTGTCGCTGACCGAGGCCGGGCGGCAGTCGCTCGATCGCGCCGCGCGGCTGTTGAGCGAGGGCGAGGCGCTGGAGGACGAAGCCGCCGATCAATTGCGCGTCCCCCGCGGTCTCGTCCGGATCAGCGCGCCCCTGTCGTTCGGCACTGCCTATCTCGGCCCCGCGCTGCCGGAATTCCTGAAAACCTATCCCGAGATCACGCTCGACCTCGCGCTCAGCGACCGCCGCGTCGATCTCGTCGCGGAGGGGTTCGACTTCGCGCTCCGCATCGCCGCGCTGGAGGATTCGTCGCTCCTGTCGCGCACCTTGTGCTCCGTCCGGCTGATGCTCGTCGGCGCGCCGGCCTATTTCGATGCGAACGGTCGCCCGACTCACCCCGCCGAGCTTCGGCGGCACGTCGCGCTCGCTTATACCGGCAGCGCGCAAAAGGGCGTGTGGCGGTTCGGGCATCCGACGTTCGGCGAAGAAACCATCGAGCCGCCGGTCCGCGTCTGGGCCGATAATGCCGATCTGCTCAACCCGGTCCTGCTGGCGGGGCAGGGGCTTGCGCTGCAACCGGAATTCCTCGTCTGGCGCCAGATACGGGACGGATCGCTGGAGGTCGCGATGCCCGACTGGACCGCACGACCGCTCGCGCTTCACCTCGTCATGCCGCCCAGCCCGTTGCGCCCGCAACGCGTCCAGCTGCTGATCGATTACTTCGCCCGCGCGCTCGCCAATCCGCCCTGGGCGTGA
- a CDS encoding TonB-dependent receptor, with the protein MKVQGIFLGASVLALTFGSIAAQAQTAPSVPADQSEQTASQDGEVIVTARRRSENLSTTPVAATVLSGADLANKGVANVDALQFAAPSIVVNNFGQGIDFNVRGIGKGEHNTQTATGVITYRDGAPTFPGYFQQEPYYDVANVQILRGPQGTTVGQNATGGAVFVNSNDPIINGGLHGYVNANVGNYSEVGAQGAINLPISDTFAARVALYGTRRNGFYDISGPGGTRYTGNNGDQRHIAGRISLLWKPTAQLTISSKTDLDYLDMGAYVATPFQNYRPVGVAPVTQYSDLFDVSLNSPQEARDKFYRTILRVNYQFDSGIQLRSITGYSRGNTKYRADLDGTARIATATGVTPVVLPTADRTFFDNVNERQLSQELTLLSPDNARLSYQLGVFGVWNKYNFLPPFQFVSDNSSLPGPGSEYRLQGTNPNRSLAVFGQLGFALTPKLKVEVGGRYTASRSENDIQILQFNTPLTAIQKTTSDNFSYKASVGWEANGNNYLYGFVATGFKPGGLNPPVGLAAPDFFKEETVTSYEAGWKSNFADRKIRTTISGFYNAYKDFQVIIANPSLPVFGAQINVPDTTKIYGFEAEAEAKFGGFAFNVGMNVLHSEIGSFFALDPRGMLSFTPCNPNTGPANTLCRNLKGNDQTYAPNFTFNVGASYEIALGDGMTLTPRANYGHVGKQWATLFQTRALGDRLEARDILNAQVAFTKGSLTVTGYATNLTNQHYPAALNSGLYFAGAPRQYGLKVLKVF; encoded by the coding sequence ATGAAAGTGCAGGGGATATTTTTGGGCGCGTCGGTTCTGGCGCTGACCTTCGGTTCGATCGCGGCGCAGGCGCAGACCGCGCCATCGGTGCCCGCCGACCAGTCCGAACAGACCGCATCGCAGGACGGCGAAGTCATCGTCACCGCCCGCCGGCGCAGCGAGAACCTGTCCACCACGCCCGTCGCTGCGACCGTGCTGAGCGGTGCCGATCTCGCCAACAAGGGCGTCGCCAATGTCGACGCGCTCCAGTTCGCGGCGCCCAGCATCGTCGTCAACAATTTCGGTCAGGGGATCGATTTCAACGTCCGCGGCATCGGCAAGGGCGAACACAATACCCAGACCGCGACCGGCGTCATCACCTACCGCGACGGCGCGCCGACCTTCCCCGGCTATTTCCAGCAGGAACCCTATTACGACGTCGCCAATGTTCAGATCCTGCGCGGCCCGCAAGGCACGACCGTCGGCCAGAACGCGACGGGCGGCGCGGTGTTCGTCAACAGCAACGATCCGATCATCAATGGCGGCCTGCACGGCTATGTGAATGCGAACGTCGGCAATTATTCGGAGGTCGGCGCACAGGGCGCGATCAACCTGCCGATCAGCGATACGTTCGCCGCGCGCGTCGCGCTCTACGGAACGCGCCGCAACGGCTTCTACGATATCAGCGGTCCGGGCGGCACGCGCTACACCGGCAACAATGGCGATCAGCGCCACATCGCCGGCCGCATCAGCTTGTTGTGGAAGCCGACCGCGCAATTGACGATCTCGTCCAAGACCGATCTCGATTATCTCGACATGGGCGCCTATGTCGCGACGCCGTTCCAGAATTACCGGCCCGTCGGCGTCGCGCCCGTCACGCAATATAGCGACCTGTTCGACGTCTCGCTGAACTCGCCGCAGGAAGCGCGCGACAAGTTCTACCGCACGATCCTGCGCGTGAACTATCAGTTCGACAGCGGCATCCAGCTTCGCTCGATCACCGGCTATTCGCGCGGCAACACCAAGTACCGCGCCGATCTCGACGGCACGGCGCGCATCGCGACCGCCACCGGCGTCACGCCCGTCGTGCTGCCGACCGCGGACCGTACCTTCTTCGACAATGTCAACGAACGGCAATTGTCGCAGGAGCTGACCTTGCTATCGCCCGACAATGCCAGGCTCAGCTACCAGCTCGGCGTGTTCGGCGTGTGGAACAAGTATAATTTCCTGCCGCCGTTCCAGTTCGTCAGCGACAACTCCTCTCTCCCTGGTCCGGGAAGCGAATATCGGCTGCAAGGCACCAACCCCAACCGCTCGCTCGCCGTGTTCGGCCAGCTCGGCTTCGCGCTGACCCCGAAGCTGAAGGTCGAGGTCGGCGGCCGCTACACCGCCAGCCGCAGCGAGAACGATATCCAGATCCTGCAATTCAACACCCCGCTCACCGCGATCCAGAAGACGACGTCGGACAATTTCTCCTACAAGGCGTCGGTCGGCTGGGAAGCGAACGGCAACAACTATCTCTACGGCTTCGTCGCGACCGGCTTCAAACCCGGTGGCCTGAACCCGCCGGTCGGCCTGGCCGCACCCGATTTCTTCAAGGAGGAGACGGTCACTTCCTACGAGGCCGGCTGGAAATCGAACTTCGCGGACCGCAAGATCCGCACGACGATCAGCGGCTTCTATAACGCGTACAAGGACTTCCAGGTCATCATCGCCAACCCGTCGCTGCCGGTGTTCGGGGCGCAGATCAACGTCCCCGATACGACGAAGATCTACGGCTTCGAAGCCGAGGCCGAGGCGAAGTTCGGCGGGTTCGCCTTCAACGTCGGCATGAACGTCCTGCACAGCGAGATCGGCAGCTTCTTCGCGCTCGATCCGCGCGGCATGCTCAGCTTCACGCCCTGCAACCCCAATACCGGCCCCGCCAACACGCTGTGCCGCAACCTGAAGGGCAACGATCAGACCTACGCGCCGAACTTCACCTTCAACGTCGGCGCGTCGTACGAGATCGCACTGGGCGACGGCATGACGCTGACGCCGCGCGCCAATTACGGCCATGTCGGCAAGCAATGGGCGACCTTGTTCCAGACCCGCGCGCTCGGCGACCGGCTGGAGGCACGCGACATCCTCAACGCGCAGGTCGCCTTCACCAAGGGCAGCCTGACGGTCACCGGCTATGCCACCAACCTGACCAACCAGCATTATCCGGCGGCGCTCAACAGCGGGCTCTATTTCGCCGGCGCGCCACGGCAATACGGCCTGAAGGTGCTGAAGGTGTTCTGA